A section of the Melopsittacus undulatus isolate bMelUnd1 chromosome 3, bMelUnd1.mat.Z, whole genome shotgun sequence genome encodes:
- the LOC101874700 gene encoding plasminogen yields the protein MTVGGKAAERALSRRCSGKYRTHLATVSSLFSSFDFNRAFLFTSKDQQCLTLAENTKTAVLFRRTNAVLYEKRVYLLECKEGKGVDYRGTEAKTQKGVPCQKWADNAPHKPNYTPEKYPSAGLEENYCRNPDNDEKGPWCYTTDPATRFDYCNVPECEVECMHCSGENYHGVVATTMSGLECQRWDSQQPHSHGYLPENFPEKDLKMNYCRNPDGEPRPWCFTTSPTKRWEYCNIPRCTTPPPPPAPGRQCLSGRGEDYQGKISVTESGNTCQHWSSQSPHRHARTPENYPCKNLEENYCRNPDGEKMPWCYTTNRTARWEYCTIPRCDGTEAEAPAVDVPEQAQITEECYQGNGVTYRGTASFTLTGKKCQAWSSMSPHRHNKTADQFPNADLRQNYCRNPDADSRPWCYTTDPRVRWEYCDLKKCDDHASVTLPKPPQTTLEPNPDCINGDGRDYRGTVAKTARGRTCQEWSSQKPHSHDYFTPMTHPGAGLDKNYCRNPDGDVNGPWCYTTDPRKAWEYCDIPKCPPAQYECGKAKFRPKLCAQRIVAGCISHPHSWPWQISLRTSFGLHFCGGTLIDPQWVLTAAHCLEKSSRPSAYKVYLGLHRERALEASVQKRDVEKLFKEPHRADVALLKLSSPAIINDHVIPVCLPKENAVLGGREECYVTGWGDTKGTGGDGYLKETGFPVIENKICNRPEFLNGRVRKHELCAGNIHGGTDSCQGDSGGPLVCLDQDKFVQHGVTSWGLGCAQPMKPGVYVRVSTYIPWIKSVMESN from the exons ATGACCGTTGGTGGCAAGGCTGCAGAACGGGCTTTGTCA AGAAGATGTTCAGGAAAATACCGCACACATTTGGCTACTGTTTCTTCATTGTTTTCGTCTTTTGATTTCAACAGGGCCTTCTTATTCACCAGTAAAGACCAACAGTGTTTGACACTGGCTGAGAACACCAAAACAGCAGTGCTATTCAGAAGAACAAATGCAGTTCTTTATGAAAAAAGAG TTTATCTTCTGGaatgcaaggaaggaaaaggagtaGATTACAGaggaacagaagcaaaaacTCAGAAAGGTGTACCATGCCAGAAGTGGGCTGATAATGCCCCTCATAAACCAAA TTACACACCTGAAAAATATCCCAGTGCTGGACTGGAGGAAAACTACTGCAGAAACCCCGATAATGATGAAAAGGGACCCTGGTGTTACACAACAGATCCTGCTACCAGATTTGATTACTGTAACGTCCCAGAGTGTGAAG TAGAGTGCATGCACTGCAGTGGAGAAAACTACCACGGAGTAGTTGCAACAACAATGTCTGGGCTTGAATGCCAACGCTGGGACTCACAGCAACCTCACTCACATGGATACCTCCCAGAAAA TTTTCCAGAGAAGGATCTGAAGATGAACTACTGCCGTAATCCCGATGGTGAACCTCGGCCCTGGTGTTTCACTACCAGCCCAACTAAACGCTGGGAATATTGCAACATTCCTCGTTGCA CAACACCCCCACCACCTCCTGCACCAGGTCGTCAGTGTCTATCAGGAAGAGGAGAAGATTATCAAGGCAAAATATCTGTTACAGAATCAGGAAATACCTGTCAGCACTGGAGCTCTCAATCTCCTCACAGACATGCTCGCACTCCCGAAAACTATCCCTGCAA GAACCTAGAGGAAAACTACTGTAGAAATCCTGATGGTGAGAAGATGCCATGGTGTTACACTACCAACAGAACTGCCCGGTGGGAATATTGCACCATCCCCCGCTGTGATGGGACAGAGGCAGAGGCCCCTG CTGTTGATGTGCCTGAGCAGGCTCAAATTACTGAGGAATGCTATCAAGGCAATGGTGTGACTTACCGTGGCACAGCTTCTTTCACTCTCACGGGAAAGAAATGTCAAGCCTGGAGCTCAATGTCACCACACCGACACAATAAAACAGCAGACCAGTTCCCAAACGC GGACCTGAGGCAAAACTACTGCAGAAACCCAGATGCCGATAGCCGCCCATGGTGCTACACCACTGACCCCAGGGTGAGATGGGAGTATTGCGATCTGAAGAAGTGTGATGACCATGCATCAGTGACTTTACCAAAACCTCCTCAGACAACCCTGGAGCCAAATCCTG attGCATTAATGGTGATGGTAGAGATTATCGTGGCACAGTGGCAAAAACTGCAAGGGGCAGAACTTGTCAAGAGTGGAGTTCTCAGAAACCTCATAGCCATGACTATTTCACTCCCATGACTCATCCAGGAGCAGGCCTGGATAAAAAT TATTGCAGGAATCCTGATGGAGATGTGAATGGGCCTTGGTGCTACACAACAGACCCAAGAAAAGCCTGGGAGTACTGTGACATTCCCAAGTGCC CTCCTGCCCAGTATGAGTGTGGAAAAGCCAAGTTCAGACCAAAGCTGTGTGCTCAAAGGATTGTTGCTGGGTGTATTTCACATCCACACTCCTGGCCCTGGCAAATCAGTCTCCGGACAAG TTTTGGCCTGCATTTCTGTGGAGGAACTCTGATAGACCCTCAGTGGGTTCTTACTGCTGCTCACTGCTTAGAAAA GTCCTCAAGGCCATCTGCATATAAAGTATACCTTGGATTGCACAGAGAAAGAGCATTGGAGGCATCAGTACAAAAACGAGATGTTGAGAAATTATTCAAGGAGCCACACAGGGCAGACGTTGCTCTGCTAAAACTGAGCAG ccCAGCAATTATTAATGATCATGTAATCCCAGTTTGTTTGCctaaagaaaatgctgtgttaggaggaagagaggagtgCTACGTGACAGGCTGGGGAGATACAAAGG GAACTGGTGGTGATGGCTACTTAAAGGAAACTGGCTTCCCTGTAATCGAGAATAAAATATGCAATCGCCCTGAATTTTTGAACGGTAGAGTCAGAAAACACGAGCTCTGTGCTGGCAATATTCATGGTGGCACAGATAGCTGCCAG GGGGACAGTGGAGGACCTCTAGTCTGTCTGGATCAAGATAAATTTGTCCAACATGGAGTCACCTCTTGGGGCCTTGGCTGTGCTCAACCCATGAAACCTGGTGTTTACGTTCGAGTTTCTACTTATATTCCTTGGATTAAGAGTGTAATGGAAAGTAATTGA